Proteins co-encoded in one Pleurodeles waltl isolate 20211129_DDA chromosome 1_2, aPleWal1.hap1.20221129, whole genome shotgun sequence genomic window:
- the MSX1 gene encoding homeobox protein MSX-1: MAPGLYMASVQLGVKAEESPALNKPRMQPGLSPRADEEPDKPKPAPILPFSVEALMADRRPIVRERCSPAVPPLPGPSQTSPKMLRPDSPSSPLSMNRHYSMGALLHLPEEALTKPESPEAPERSPWAQSPKFSPPSARRLSPPACTLRKHKTNRKPRTPFTTSQLLALERKFRQKQYLSIAERAEFSGSLSLTETQVKIWFQNRRAKAKRLQEAELEKLKMAAKPMMAPAFGLSFPIGSPVHAASLYGPSAPFHRSSMPMSPMGLYAAHVGYSMYHLT; encoded by the exons ATGGCCCCCGGCCTCTACATGGCTTCTGTCCAGCTGGGAGTGAAGGCCGAGGAGTCCCCTGCCCTGAACAAGCCCAGGATGCAGCCGGGCCTGAGCCCGCGGGCGGACGAGGAGCCGGACAAGCCCAAGCCTGCGCCCATCCTGCCCTTCAGCGTGGAGGCGCTCATGGCCGACCGTAGGCCGATTGTCAGGGAGAGGTGCAGCCCGGCGGTACCCCCGCTGCCCGGGCCCTCCCAgaccagtcccaagatgctgcgGCCGGACTCCCCTAGTTCCCCCCTCTCCATGAACAGACACTATTCTATGGGGGCACTTCTGCATCTCCCGGAGGAGGCGCTCACGAAGCCCGAGAGTCCAGAGGCGCCAGAGAGGAGCCCGTGGGCGCAGAGCCCCAAGTTCTCTCCACCCTCAGCAA GAAGGCTAAGTCCTCCAGCCTGCACCCTCCGGAAGCACAAGACAAACCGGAAGCCGCGCACTCCGTTCACGACTTCGCAGCTTCTCGCGCTGGAGCGGAAATTCCGCCAGAAGCAGTACCTGTCGATCGCCGAGCGCGCAGAGTTCTCCGGCTCCCTCAGCCTCACCGAAACTCAGGTGAAGATCTGGTTCCAGAACCGCCGAGCCAAAGCCAAGAGGCTGCAGGAGGCCGAGCTGGAGaaactcaagatggctgccaagcccaTGATGGCCCCGGCCTTCGGCCTTTCCTTTCCTATTGGTTCGCCCGTCCACGCTGCCTCACTGTATGGGCCAAGTGCacccttccacaggtccagcatgCCCATGTCGCCCATGGGACTCTACGCCGCGCACGTGGGGTACAGCATGTACCACCTGACATAG